The sequence below is a genomic window from Methanobrevibacter sp..
GGAATATAATAGATATGCTCCAATTTTAATGACATCTGTTGATTTTGATTCTGACCTTTGTCGAGAAGAAAGAAATAATCTATTTAATAAATTAAACACTGGAAAATGGCAAATCTTCGGAGGCCATGGTAGTAAAAGGACATATGAATCAAATTAAAGATTTGACCTAATCCCTTTTCATCAGCTTCTTATAATAGGTGTTTGTTTGGTATAACGCTCCCACAGGATTGTGTGCGAGCACTTTGTCTTTTGTTACAAGTGTTGTGCATAGGGCATCAGAATATTTATAGAAAAGACTATCATGACCTACACATAACCCTATTATTACATTAAGGTCTGTTTTTTCATTATTGAGTATTTTTGCCTGCAGTATCGGGTTGCACATTATATTTCCAGTTATATTTGTTTTTTTATCATCAACACCTGCTATTTCTGTTTTTTTCATTGCTCCGACTTTACATGCTACGGAATACACTTCAAAATCGTGTTTGTCAAGGATTTTAGCAAATGTTCTGCTTTCTTCCATTAGCCCCACACAGGCAGTTATTCCTATTTTATTCATTTTTAGTCTTTTGGCAAATTCTATGATTTCTTCTACTCTCGTGTATTTGCAGTAGAACTCCTCTTCAATTTCTGCAGATATCCGTGATATCTCTTTGTTGTTGTCTTCATTGTAGAGTTTTTCAATTTCTATTATTTCATCACGTGTTAATTCTTTTGTTGGACAGAATTTAGGATATTCTGAATCTTGGTGTTTGCAGTTTATAATTCCGCAATTGCTACATGAGTAATTTTTCATGATATTTCCTCAATGATTATTCTATTTCCAATATTATTTTTTTAATTTTTCGGCTTTGTAGAAATCCTATTTGATTTTTGCAAAAATTTTTTAAAAATTTATTTTTATTTCTATTTTTACTTATAATCTATTAAAATTGTCTAATTATTCTGTATTAAGATTTACACTTGAAATTTCACATCGATTAGAAAAAATAAGCAATATATAATTATATATAGTAAAATGGAGAATAAATATTA
It includes:
- a CDS encoding DUF1847 domain-containing protein, whose translation is MKNYSCSNCGIINCKHQDSEYPKFCPTKELTRDEIIEIEKLYNEDNNKEISRISAEIEEEFYCKYTRVEEIIEFAKRLKMNKIGITACVGLMEESRTFAKILDKHDFEVYSVACKVGAMKKTEIAGVDDKKTNITGNIMCNPILQAKILNNEKTDLNVIIGLCVGHDSLFYKYSDALCTTLVTKDKVLAHNPVGALYQTNTYYKKLMKRD